A single Neospora caninum Liverpool complete genome, chromosome VIIb DNA region contains:
- a CDS encoding Os07g0659500 protein, related, protein MALSEAPALLETDGPERGSSQFLGSDCNLPRLCVFIPPSSGDPKALERAPAFDAFAAASSSSSGSSESGRQSTDFSAHGEGVLWAGDSCPTRPSEWSNEEYAAALERLRRLLLGSSGSSTYPGEGDGSKYYLSNGRGLQDDASGYIGTPPSRNWRNREDGRRRETPGGVPPGLEQSRGVLTILTQDGFRLLYALTKCFACPPDSGDNEAASGDGGFPADGDGSSLRRAPDLQAAFLQLVSQILLQIAGLVEALPGPARPDGHGPTLRFLCARQQGGLSAEERRRRALRQGADGDEDFLGEISYFGVGDEDRQDRGSHDGIERAVANGQSELAPALASLLGRGLASVDTVLEAARVLRSLLLCGAFFVDWLVDATVRDVEEARGGDERETDHAGRGRGRRFAASVRSRQKGDGLGSVRSTRGIPANRGKRRKNEQMEVDFEETSPGVPTGFDEDEELAQPTEKRDKRPEGGRGAAHNVISQLTGVLRALSGVALSSAAWRAFDSDFGGEKKEEERQRFYLLRALMRPLHVLYDEEKMKSQASLQALFLSEDNLGEKLKAVVKKALVALLETIETRREKLTSARREMKRKRREEEDRKRQAEKEREREDIMRDAKHGVGGTDEEAQDENEERGASPQGKEGGGEEEDEGAGTKDKPEEGDKEADEDDDEEEEGQLSWRTQLHSILLQPECKALVEVLTSPSLRRRRLPALVLRELTQQLKEQLLLCGGGVDKATAAQKKSFACAATSLESFASLLPRVWLNEKLTLLQLFAADAYHIRKALLECLKALLLRAHRIVDLEEDEEDDAEGEGDATRGDTKTRSRAESARDGRQTTGDDDALGGATAWGEDSPSSRSSSPPHKDALTPGAAVRQRTRAFWSKQRASLIHELLLRLDDRTPLARSWALKVLADLIGEQEALPTLCVVRSVQKAVGRLLDKSTLVRSAAVGVFSSLIHLAVKQQRAGGKDAPDQPFLWLLVHGEDEWALAKRRVEERQAEQLPPASNLPVPSLAGQVYLRVKGEQVVARASIVCRAATRQAPKLELDLGVTDSEAGRRRREAKKPADEKNNRSAEGEQEGDQTETGEGARSSEDDAEAEGAAGNASEHPREEKSQEMEIVDFEELAVQAEEALSKAIDICRDLLFSRSEGDQKAALRFLVDCCLLLQLRRRRLLPALQQALRLAFSRSAAVADLLLLEFYRLFLEPKELEEQQVILRDHWALRCNLQRHEALAQRREEEERPGETGGGRVAGREDRDKKEKGQRCSRDTSTGLATKRAGLLAASTAPLRPLEKLLLHTEISPTVNGAFRFGAGRLLELIEEGDMASLACIEKLFVLALSKEGGNEHRAALKKAADALFALAMQPNFLLGRDATPRCALGLLRLLFQASKQTKHSGLSSSCELPSLSALSEMSHASLLRRNDERSGGGDSAEAVLHKLSNGQLLALQGALVQQLKKSVAAGRETRLRASGAKVDRRDEGVRFLIAAELCRILAASLPDRRTTKAAGVALEAIMAHYGTTDPNWFSAAQAVIDVTFAHCGRPEHLWSQLLAHLLSHLLRQPSVEPAPSRPVGFSPAVPSPVPASQRSLAPPAGSATAVPVPPSPCRLPPALFAAPPSLYHLAHLVFLAGHVALRICILLEKQQSDVKHERSEMQRRAVSRSSEDARGEDEERARKAKGDRRHGDEDGASEDESGKGGERAGARGKGAASAGGRGGRAQEADDSSEMQTVEGNMGMQTREEEEAELFTHIVENQIVGAGLLGRPLKRLILVAALEPQRLVRRPCPSRATFLEDEKAPGQTAGGVRPRGSADGQENLQNHGAWTPLKRDTRLHASQPFPNTPSFLSGTSREDDARGNSQRDLDAFSSFSALQDTPGLATLHAAAVIALCKFATISRTFCESRICKTTSVLHALISLLFSQPRKPLKDASSLSEGSAGSKKPLPETPRLEDRVFEDTFQTPLLEKGNSCGERRSRLGAETEMPVPCGGKLLTEGPPGRRQTEGRDRPSESGRLPSALRQTLLVCYGDLTCRHPNVLELYNDVVFNILQDEDVLVRHAGVQVFTHLVMNGMVKPKGRLLVLMLQLMRDPDARIRAAAEIFFCEVDRKGSHAIVNSLPELLGAIAGGDKRAVDTGEPEDGRDDTQKSAQGSHGEGGDGRKGTKREEDQADGDESEDEAFEEEGKSTKNGPSKALPEPRDAAEKKERKEQQRLVTFLLQFVKQHRHSEALIEKLCQRIALLPIPKHVIDSASPSRSRAPVSSAPLSPSSASSEAGARAGAARRVYFQAISAVCLSSPNLEKALRRLSSSFPLIRFAVAAREEGGGEEILRDLLRRVSIKIAGRWGANAALGGSASLAREGKLARNGEKETERSGTDRVGSLGGAGGGAQDVAVIREVVEELQKKLQAATDDATEKGPEEGATLAERLGEIGEGEEDAEKEGLGEGAADAERSGEGDSSAAGREEETVHPGDGGGEGEAGGSVEALHAREKKRKGEEVPARDETGRREKKRREDGNQSKTEEGPSPDSKRGARRRRR, encoded by the exons ATGGCACTCTCAGAAGCGCCTGCTCTGCTGGAGACAGACGGTCCAGAGCGCGGCTCCTCTCAGTTTCTGGGCTCTGACTGCAaccttcctcgtctgtgcGTCTTCATCCCACCGTCTTCCGGAGACCCCAAAGCCCTCGAGCGAGCTCCGGCTTTCGACGCCTTTGCAGCGGCGTCTAGCTCCAGTTCTGGATCGTCCGAATCGGGACGACAATCTACCGATTTCTCTGCTCACGGAGAAGGCGTTCTATGGGCCGGGGATTCCTGTCCCACCCGACCGTCTGAGTGGAGCAATGAAGAGTACGCCGCTGCTCTGGagcggctgcggcgtctccttcttggCTCTTCCGGGTCCTCGACGTACCCTGGAGAGGGTGACGGGTCTAAATATTATCTGAGCAATGGCAGAGGACTCCAAGATGACGCTTCTGGTTACATAGGCACGCCACCGAGTAGGAATTGGAGGAATCGAGAGgacggacggagacgcgaaacccCGGGGGGAGTCCCTCCAGGACTCGAGCAGAGTCGCGGAGTCCTCACCATTCTGACGCAAGATggctttcgcctcctctaCGCCCTAACAAA ATGTTTTGCTTGCCCGCCGGACAGCGGAGACAACGAGGCGGCTTCCGGGGACGGCGGGTTTCCAGCAGACGGCGATGGCTCTTCCTTGCGTCGAGCCCCCGATCTGCAAGCAGCTTTTCTTCAGCTGGTTTCGCAGATTCTCTTGCAAATCGCCGGCCTGGTGGAGGCGCTGCCTGGCCCAGCGCGGCCCGACGGTCACGGGCCGAccctccgcttcctctgcgcgaGGCAACAGGGCGGGCTCTCTGCggaggagcggcgaagaagggccCTACGGCAAggcgcagacggcgacgaggactTTCTAGGCGAGATTTCGTATTTCGGGGTaggagacgaagaccgaCAAGACAGAGGTTCCCATGACGGAATCGAGCGCGCCGTAGCCAATGGCCAGAGCGAACTGGCGCCGGCTTTGGCGTCTCTGCTTGGGAGGGGCCTCGCCTCGGTGGACACTGTCTTGGAGGCAGCTCGCGTCCTACGTTCCCTGCTTCTCTGTGGAGCCTTTTTCGTCGACTGGCTCGTCGACGCGACTGTGAGAGACGTGGAAGAAgcccgaggcggagacgagagggagaccgaCCACGCGggccgaggccgaggcagacgctTCGCTGCCAGTGTTCGATCCcggcagaaaggcgacgggCTG GGGAGCGTCCGCAGCACCCGAGGCATCCCAGCGAACCGCGGCaagcgcagaaaaaacgagcagATGGAAGTCGACTTCGAAGAGACTTCCCCGGGCGTTCCGACGGGCTttgacgaagacgaagagctCGCGCAACccacagaaaagagggacaAACGACCGGAAGGCGGGCGGGGGGCGGCGCACAACGTCATTTCCCAGCTGACGGGCGTTCTCCGCGCGCTGAGTGGAGTCGCTCTGTCGTCAG CGGCTTGGCGCGCCTTTGATTCGGACTttggcggcgagaagaaggaggaagagcggcagcggTTCTACCTGCTTCGGGCCCTGATGCGGCCTCTTCATGTGTTGTacgacgaggagaagatgaagagcCAGGCGAGTCTCCAGGCGCTCTTTCTGTCAGAGGACAACTTgggagagaagctgaaggCGGTAGTGAAGAAGGCGCTCGTGGCCCTACTCGAGACGATCGaaacgagacgcgagaaactgACTTCGGCGCGCCGAGAGATgaagcggaaaaggcgcgaggaggaggacaggaagcgacaggcggagaaggagcgagagcgagaggacatcatgcgagacgcgaaacacgGCGTCGGCGGGACGGACGAAGAGGCCCAAGACGAGAATGAGGAACGCGGCGCGTCCCCGCaggggaaggagggaggcggcgaagaggaagacgaaggcgcggggACCAAAGACAAGcccgaagagggagacaaggaagcggacgaggacgatgacgaggaagaggagggacagCTGTCGTGGAGAACCCAGCTCCACAGCATTCTCTTGCAACCCGAATGCAAAGCGCTGGTCGAAGTCCTCACGAGTCCA agtcttcgccgccgccgcctccctgCGCTCGTGCTCCGTGAGCTGACCCAGCAGCTGAAGGAGCAGCTTCTGTTGTGCGGCGGCGGGGTGGACAAGGCGACGgctgcgcagaagaagagcttTGCGTGCGCGGCGACGAGTCTAGAGAGTTTtgcctcgcttctgcctcgtgtGTGGCTGAACGAAAAACTCACGCTGTTGCAGCTGTTCGCGGCAGACGCCTACCACATTCGCAAGGCGCTCCTCGAGTGTCTGAAGGCGCTGCTGCTCAGGGCGCACCGCATCGTCGACCtcgaggaagatgaagaggacgacgcagaaggcgaaggcgacgcgacgcgcggagacacgaaaacCCGCAGTCGAGCCGAGAGTGCGCGAGATGGAAGGCAAACCAccggagacgacgacgccCTAGGCGGCGCGACAGCGTggggagaagacagcccGTCATcgcggtcttcttccccgccccACAAAGACGCGCTGACGCCGGGCGCTGCGGTTCGCCAGCGCACGCGAGCCTTCTGGAGCAAACAACGCGCCTCTCTGATTCACGAGTTGCTGCTGCGCCTGGATGACCGGACGCCGCTCGCGCGATCCTGGGCTCTCAAGGTCTTGGCGGACTTGATCGGCGAGCAAGAGGCGCTCCCCACACTCTGCGTTGTCCGCAGCGTCCAGAAGGCCGTGGGCCGCCTCCTCGACAAGAGCACCCTCGTCCGGTCAgccgccgtcggcgtcttctcttccctcatCCACTTGGCAGTCAAGCAGCAGCGCGCTGGAGGGAAAGACGCCCCGGACCAGCCGTTCCTCTGGCTGCTTGTccacggagaagacgagtgGGCCCTCGCCAAGCGACGGgttgaggagagacaggccgag CAGCTGCCTCCTGCTTCCAATCTCCCCGTCCCCTCGCTGGCGGGCCAGGTATACTTGCGTGTCAAGGGCGAGCAGGTCGTTGCTCGGGCCTCGATCGTTTGTCGCGCTGCGACGCGACAGGCGCCGAAGCTTGAACTTGATCTGGGCGTGACAGACTCAGAAGCAGGA aggcgacggcgggaagcgaagaagcctgcggacgagaaaaacaatCGTAGTGCGGAGGGAGAGCAGGAAGGTGACcaaacagagacgggagaaggtGCGCGCTCTtcagaggacgacgcggaggccgagggcgCCGCGGGGAACGCGAGCGAACACccgcgggaagaaaaaagccAAGAGATGGAAATCGTCGATTTCGAGGAGCTCGCAGTTcaagcggaagaggcgctgaGCAAAGCGATCGACAT TTGCCGGgatctccttttttcccgaaGCGAGGGCGACCAGAAAGCGGCGCTGCGATTTCTCGTCGACTGCTGTCTGCTGCTCCaactgcggcggcggcgtctccttccggcCCTCCAGCAGGCCTTGCGTTTGGCCTTCTCGCGGAGTGCGGCGGTCGCCGatcttcttctgctcgagTTTTATCGTCTCTTTCTGGAGCCGAAGGAGTTGGAGGAGCAGCAAGTGATCTTGAGAGACCACTGGGCGCTGCGGTGCAATCTGCAGCGACACGAGGCCCtcgcgcagagacgcgaggaggaagagcgcccgggggagacaggcggtGGACGTgtcgcagggagagaagacagagacaaaaaagaaaaaggacagagaTGCTCAAGGGATACCTCGACTGGGCTCGCGACCAAGAGGGCGGGCCTCTTGGCAGCGTCGACCGCGCCGCTTCGGCCGCTGGAAAAACTGCTACTGCACACAGAAATCAGCCCGACAGTCAACGGCGCCTTTCGCTTCGGAGCCGGCAGACTGCTCGAGCTCATCGAGGAGGGCGACATGGCGTCACTTGCATGCATCGAGAAactcttcgtcctcgcactctcgaaggaaggcggaaacgaaCATCGCGCGGCCCTCAAAAAAGCCGCAGACGCCCTCTTTGCTCTCGCTATGCAACCCA ATTTCCTTCTGGGTCGCGACGCCACTCCGCGGTGCGCGCTGGGGCTGCTGCGGCTGCTGTTTCAAGCGAGCAAACAGACGAAGCACTCgggcctctcttcgtcttgtgAGTTGCCGTCGCTGAGTGCGCTCTCGGAGATGTcgcacgcctctctgcttcgaaGAAACGACGAACGAAGCGGGGGTGGAGACTCCGCAGAGGCGGTCCTGCACAAGCTGTCCAACGGACAGCTCCTCGCGCTTCAGGGCGCGCTGGTGcagcagctgaagaagagtGTGGCCGCaggacgagaaacgcggctcCGCGCGAGCGGGGCGAAGGTCGATcgacgagacgaaggcgTCCGGTTTCTCATCGCCGCGGAGCTGTGCAGAattctcgccgcctcgctgccCGACCGGAGAACCACCAAGGCTGCAGGCGTCGCGCTGGAGGCCATCATGGCGCACTACGGCACGACAGACCCGAACTG GTTCTCTGCGGCCCAGGCGGTGATCGACGTGACCTTCGCGCACTGCGGGCGTCCCGAGCATCTCTGGTCGCAGCTCCTGGCGCATCTCTTGAGTCACCTGCTGCGGCAGCCGTCTGTCGAGcctgcgccttcgcggccggtcggcttctctcccgctgtccCTTCGCCCGTTCCCGCTTCTCAGCGCAGCCTTGCGCCGCCGGCGGGCAGCGCCACGGCGGTACCCGTTCCACCGTCTCCTTGTCGCTTGCCGCCTGCGCTGTTtgccgcgccgccttcgctgtACCACCTTGCGCACCTCGTGTTCCTCGCGGGCCACGTCGCTCTCCGCATTTGCATTCTGCTCGAGAAGCAGCAGTCGGACGTGAAACACGAGCGGTCCGAGATGCAGCGGCGGGCAGTGAGCCGCAGCTCGGAGGACGCGCGCGgtgaggacgaggagagagcgcggaaggcgaaaggggacaggaggcacggagacgaagacggggcgtcggaggacgagagcgggaagggtggcgagagagccggGGCCCGGGGGAAGGGGGCTGCGTCGGCtggcgggcgaggcggcagagccCAGGAGGCGGACGATTCCAGTGAGATGCAGACCGTCGAAGGCAACATGGGAATGCagacgcgcgaagaagaagaagccgaactTTTCACACACATCGTCGAGAATCAAATTGTCGGTGCAGGCCTTCTCGGAAGGCCTCTGAAACGGCTGATCCTCGTGGCCGCGCTCGAGCCGCAGCGCCTCGTTCGCCGGCCGTGTCCGTCGCGTGCCACGTTCCTGGAGGATGAAAAGGCGCCGGGGCAGACGGCAGGGGGCGTGCGTCCCCGAGGCAGTGCCGATGGCCAAGAAAATCTCCAGAACCACGGCGCCTGGACGCCTCTTAAGCGCGACACGAGGCTTCATGCGTCTCAGCCATTTCCCAACACGCCGAGTTTCCTCTCGGGAACTTCCAGAGAGGACGATGCGCGCGGCAACAGCCAGCGGGAtctcgacgccttctcgtccttctccgcccTCCAGGACACCCCGGGGCTCGccactctgcatgcggccgccGTGATTGCTCTGTGCAAATTCGCGACAATCTCGCGAACCTTCTGCGAATCGCGCATCTGCAAAACCACCTCGGTGCTCCACGCGCTcatctccctcctcttcagTCAACCCAGAAAGCCCCTCAAggacgcgtcgtctctctcggaggGTTCGGCGGGGTCAAAGAAGCCCCTGCCCGAGACGCCTCGTCTCGAGGACCGGGTCTTTGAAGATACCTTTCAAACGCCTTTGCTCGAAAAAGGAAATTCTTGCGGGGAAAGAAGGTCGCGTCTCggcgccgagacagagatgcCGGTGCCATGTGGAGGCAAGCTCCTCACCGAGGGCCCCCccggacggagacagacagaaggaagagaccgaccaagcgagagcggcaggctgccttctgctctccGTCAGACGCTTCTCGTCTGCTACGGCGATCTGACCTGCCG GCACCCGAATGTGCTGGAGCTGTACAACGACGTGGTGTTCAACATTTTGCAGGATGAGGACGTTCTGGTACGGCACGCAGGCGTGCAGGTTTTTACGCACTTGGTCATGAATGGGATGGTGAAACCGAAAGGGCGGCTGTTGGTGCTGATGCTCCAGTTGATGAGAGACCCCGACGCTCGCATCCGTGCTGCCGCCGAGATCTTCTTTTGCGAGGTTGACCGAAAAGGCAGCCACGCAATCGTCAACAGCCTGCCGGAACTGTTGGGCGCGATCGCCggcggagacaaaagggCCGTGGACACAGGCGAGCCGGAGGACGGCCGCGATGACACACAGAAGTCCGCGCAAGGCTCCCATGGTGAGGGAGGGGACGGGCGGAAAGGGacgaagcgcgaggaagaccaAGCCGatggagacgaaagcgaggacgaagcgtttgaagaagaagggaagagcacGAAGAACGGACCGTCCAAGGCACTTCCAGAACCGCGCGAcgcagcggagaagaaggagagaaaagaacaacAGAGACTCGTAAC ATTTCTCCTTCAATTCGTCAAGCAGCACCGCCACAGCGAAGCGTTGATTGAGAAGCTTTGCCAGCGCATTGCGCTGCTTCCGATCCCCAAGCACGTCATCGactcggcctcgccttcgcgcagccgcgcgcctgtctcgtcgGCACCCCTCTCGCCATCGAGTGCCTCCAGCGAGGCCGGGGCGCGAGCGGGGGCGGCTCGCCGGGTGTACTTCCAGGCGATCTCTGCTGTCTGCTTGTCTTCGCCGAACTTGGAGAAGGCCCTGAGGcggctttcctcgtctttcccgctGATTCGCTTCGCAGTGGcggcgcgcgaagaaggcggcggcgaggaaatCCTCCGAGATCTcctgcgccgcgtctccaTCAAAATTGCCGGGCGATGGGGCGCCAACGCCGCACTCGGAGGCTCCGCCTCGCTTgccagagaaggcaaactcgccaggaacggagagaaagaaacagagagaagcggaacaGACAGAGTTGGTTCTCTGGGAGGCGCCGGTGGCGGAGCTCAG GACGTCGCGGTGATTCGAGAAGTCGTGGAAGAGCTACAGAAGAAACTCCAGGCGGCAACCGACGATGCAACAGAAAAG GggccggaagaaggcgcgaccTTGGCGGAGCGGCTGGGCGAGATTggggagggcgaggaagacgccgagaaggaaggactAGGGGAAGGTGcggcagacgcagagagatccggagagggagacagttcggcggcggggcgagaggaagagacggtgCATCCGGGAGACGGagggggagagggcgaggcgggtgGCTCTGTCGaggctctgcatgcgcgggagaagaagcggaaaggcgaggaagtcCCCGCAAGAGATGAAACaggccgaagagagaagaagcgaagagaagacgggaaccagtcgaaaacggaagagggTCCTTCGCCAGATTcgaagcgaggcgcgcggcggcgaaggcgatgA